AACTGTGGCGGAAGAACTAAAGACTAAATTATATATATTATACTTCTCCATAAGTTCAATTAGAACTAGGGTTCCGGTAATGTTATTTGAATAATATTTTAAAGGTCTTTCAACAGATTCACCGACGGATTTCAGACCTGCGAAATGAATCACTGAATCTATTGAATTTTCTTCAAAAATCATATTCATTCCTGCTTTATCTAAAAGGTCAACATTATAAAACTTAACTTTTTTATTAGTTAAACTTTCAATGTTTTTTATTGAAATAGGACTACTGTTAGAAAAATTATCCACAATTACTACTTCGTGATTTTCCTTTAATAGTTCTACACAAGTATGGCTCCCAATAAATCCAGCACCACCAGTAACTAAAATATTCATTTTGCATATTCCTCCAGTTCTAAAATACAATGTTTCCATATACTCGCGTTACTTTTGACCTATAAACAAAAAGGCAAACGGCGTTCTTCTAATAACCACTGTAAATGAATATGAAATAAGTAAGGAAAGAACGAAACTAAGAGAAGTGAAAAGAAAATTCGAAAAAAAGATATCTGAAATTTCTTTTAATAATATAATTATTGCTAAATGAGCTAAATAAATCCCAAATGATTGCATGTATATTTTTCTTAAAACTTCAAATTGGAAAAATGAGCTAATCTTAAACAATAATAATAGTGAAAAAAAAGTATATATGGCTATTTCTGGTCTAAAAAAACCCAATAAAGCAGTTCTATTGGGTAGGTTCCACCATCCGAAATAGCAATCTATAAATAATATTATTAGTGAAAAACAGTAACCTAAAATTACCATCTTCAAACTGTATTTACTTATTATAGATTTAAAATTTACATAACTCCCTCCTACAACTATGCCTGTAAGATAGTATACTATCCACAAAAAATAACCTGATTGTAATACTAAGCTTATCCTATTAAAAGTTTTAGTGATTCCAATTGGTTGCTTTAAATAATATTCAAATACTATCAATCCAAGTATATTAAGAATAATTATAGATATTACATAAAGTTTTTTTCGGGCAATTTTTATTAAAAAAGGAGTTAATAAATAAAATTGAATTAGTAACGGTATATAATATAATTGAAAAAAAGGACCTGTGCCTGTAAATAAAGCTATTCCTATCTTTTTTAATGAAAACTCACTAACCATTAATAGACCCAATACTGTCCAAGTGACATATGGAATCATCCACTCTCTTATCCTTTTCAGAATAATCTTCTTAAATGTATATTTTTCGAAAGTCCAAAAAGCCAATATACCTGATACAAATAAAAATGCGGGTACTGAAAATCTACTTATCTGATTTATGAACATTGAAAAATAGAAAGTGGTACCACTAGTATTTTGATCTACTAAGAGACTTCCATAAACATGTATAGCTAACACAGCTAATATTGCAATCGATCTAATAAAGTTCAATTCCCACAAATTATTATTTCTGTTATACATAATTACTCCTAGATTTACTCTTTATACTATTTTGTCATTTCCTCATAAGTACATAATTTTTCAATATCCACCCAGTCTGATTCCAACCTAACTATATCATCTTCAAGTAATTCTTTCCCTCTCTGAACTTCAATAATCTGTAGATTCGTTATTGCTTTAATTCCATGAAATTGACCTTCCTTTATATATAGTACATCACCAGCTTTAACTTTATTTAATTTTCCATTAAGGGCGTATATCCCTTCTCCACTAATGATTGTCCACAACTCACTTCTATTATTGTGAAAATGGTAACTGATATTTTGTCCAGGATTCACCTCAAACCTTTTTGTTAAGACCTCATTACCATCCCTACTTTTTATTAAATCTAAAACAACGTAATGTCCCCATCTTC
The nucleotide sequence above comes from Bacillus sp. KH172YL63. Encoded proteins:
- a CDS encoding acyltransferase gives rise to the protein MYNRNNNLWELNFIRSIAILAVLAIHVYGSLLVDQNTSGTTFYFSMFINQISRFSVPAFLFVSGILAFWTFEKYTFKKIILKRIREWMIPYVTWTVLGLLMVSEFSLKKIGIALFTGTGPFFQLYYIPLLIQFYLLTPFLIKIARKKLYVISIIILNILGLIVFEYYLKQPIGITKTFNRISLVLQSGYFLWIVYYLTGIVVGGSYVNFKSIISKYSLKMVILGYCFSLIILFIDCYFGWWNLPNRTALLGFFRPEIAIYTFFSLLLLFKISSFFQFEVLRKIYMQSFGIYLAHLAIIILLKEISDIFFSNFLFTSLSFVLSLLISYSFTVVIRRTPFAFLFIGQK